A portion of the Magnolia sinica isolate HGM2019 chromosome 17, MsV1, whole genome shotgun sequence genome contains these proteins:
- the LOC131231273 gene encoding subtilisin-like protease SBT5.3, with product MMATKLFLFPLLIFVSSFIQTPTFASNKKSYVVYFGAHSHGSQPSSIDYERVTNSHHEFLESFVGSKEKAKNAIFYSYTKHVNGFAANLEAEEADEISKHPDVISVFRNKMAKLHTTRSWEFLGLEKNGKIPETSLWQKAKFGEDIIIGNIDSGVWPESESFNDDGMGPIPKRWKGSCDSKGGVRCNRKLIGARYFKKGYEAENGPLNATLSTARDTDGHGTHTLSTAGGGFVPGANIFGYGNGTAKGGSPNARVAAYKVCWPDCFDADIIEAFDAAIHDGIDILSVSIGPKEIYTDYLQNGVEIGSLHAIIKGIPVICSAGNEGPGNGTVQNVAPWIMTVGASTMDREFPSYVHLGNNKHIKGQSLSATALDPKKSYPFIMSSDAKSANSRAIDAQNCEKGTLDPKKVKGKIVACTEGGSISSLEIGEVIKEAGGAGVIIVNQPDTDLQAYAHVLPATNIDWDGMVALHSYNASTTSPTAYITRPTTQLGIKPTPTMAAFSSQGPNLITPEILKPDITAPGVNVLAAYTQYVAPSDLLSDPRRVLFNAISGTSMSCPHIAGITGLLKAIHPKWSPSAIKSAIMTTARTKDNTGSPLRNSSLSRATPFSYGSGHVHPNRAVDPGLVYDLTVEDYLNFLCTMGYNKIQFAKFTKQPYSCNQKSLNLLNFNYPSITVPYLSSLTTISRTVKNVGNPSTYTARIHAPPGISVSVKPMSLKFEKIGEEKAFKVSLLGKEGGVADDYVFGKLIWSDSKHYVTSPIVVKVTKA from the exons atgatGGCTACAAAgctctttcttttccctcttctgatatttgtttcttccttcATCCAAACACCCACATTTGCTAGCAATAAGAAATCTTATGTCGTGTATTTTGGAGCCCACTCTCATGGCTCCCAACCTTCTTCTATCGACTACGAACGAGTCACGAACTCCCACCACGAGTTCTTGGAATCGTTTGTCGGGAGCAAAGAGAAGGCGAAAAATGCCATCTTCTACTCCTACACAAAGCATGTGAACGGTTTCGCCGCAAACTTAGAAGCGGAGGAAGCTGACGAGATATCAAAGCATCCGGATGTTATATCGGTTTTCAGGAACAAGATGGCGAAGCTACACACGACTCGGTCCTGGGAGTTCCTAGGGCTGGAGAAGAACGGCAAGATTCCTGAAACATCGTTGTGGCAGAAAGCGAAGTTTGGCGAAGATATAATCATTGGGAATATTGATTCGGGGGTTTGGCCGGAATCGGAGAGCTTCAATGATGATGGAATGGGGCCCATTCCAAAGAGGTGGAAGGGATCATGTGATAGTAAGGGTGGAGTTCGTTGTAACAG GAAGTTGATCGGAGCCAGATACTTTAAGAAAGGCTACGAGGCAGAAAATGGCCCACTCAACGCCACACTCTCAACGGCACGTGACACCGATGGCCATGGGACCCACACCCTCTCAACGGCTGGTGGTGGCTTCGTCCCAGGAGCAAACATCTTCGGTTATGGCAACGGTACAGCGAAAGGCGGATCACCCAATGCACGTGTGGCCGCATACAAAGTCTGCTGGCCTGACTGCTTTGACGCGGACATCATCGAAGCCTTTGATGCCGCTATCCACGACGGCATCGATATCTTATCAGTCTCTATCGGTCCGAAAGAGATATACACCGATTATCTTCAAAATGGGGTCGAGATCGGATCGCTCCATGCAATAATAAAAGGTATCCCCGTCATCTGCTCTGCTGGCAACGAAGGCCCAGGTAATGGTACGGTTCAGAACGTGGCCCCTTGGATCATGACTGTAGGGGCCAGCACAATGGATAGGGAATTCCCATCATACGTCCACCTCGGCAATAACAAGCACATCAAGGGACAGAGTCTCTCAGCAACAGCCCTGGATCCTAAGAAATCCTATCCATTCATCATGTCCAGTGATGCTAAATCTGCTAATTCAAGGGCTATTGATGCTCAAAACTGTGAAAAAGGGACACTGGATCCTAAGAAAGTGAAAGGAAAGATCGTTGCCTGCACTGAAGGTGGATCCATCAGTAGTTTGGAGATTGGCGAGGTAATCAAAGAGGCAGGTGGCGCTGGGGTGATAATCGTGAATCAGCCAGATACTGATTTACAGGCCTACGCTCATGTCCTTCCAGCTACAAATATCGATTGGGATGGTATGGTTGCCTTACATTCTTACAATGCATCTACTACTTCGCCAACGGCTTACATCACCCGTCCCACCACGCAGCTTGGAATCAAGCCCACACCGACTATGGCTGCATTCTCATCACAGGGGCCTAATCTCATCACACCAGAGATCCTCAAG ccagaTATTACTGCACCAGGAGTCAATGTCCTCGCGGCTTATACCCAATATGTTGCACCCAGCGATCTACTTTCTGATCCACGACGCGTTCTCTTCAATGCAATATCTGGGACATCCATGTCATGCCCTCATATTGCCGGCATCACAGGCCTTCTCAAGGCAATCCACCCCAAATGGAGCCCATCAGCGATCAAATCAGCAATCATGACTACCGCACGAACAAAAGACAACACAGGATCTCCCTTGAGAAACTCTTCTTTATCTAGGGCCACACCTTTCAGCTATGGCTCAGGACATGTGCATCCTAACCGTGCAGTGGACCCTGGCTTAGTCTATGATCTAACCGTCGAGGACTACCTGAATTTCCTCTGCACCATGGGATACAACAAGATTCAATTTGCAAAATTCACTAAACAACCCTACTCATGCAATCAAAAGTCCTTAAATCTTTTGAACTTTAATTACCCTTCAATAACTGTTCCTTATCTCTCTAGCCTGACTACTATAAGTAGGACTGTCAAGAATGTGGGAAACCCAAGTACGTACACGGCCCGCATCCATGCACCGCCAGGAATTTCTGTATCAGTTAAGCCCATGAGCTTGAAATTTGAGAAGATTGGTGAAGAAAAGGCATTTAAGGTTAGCCTCCTGGGTAAGGAAGGTGGTGTGGCTGATGATTATGTGTTTGGGAAGCTGATATGGTCAGACAGTAAGCACTATGTGACAAGTCCTATAGTTGTGAAGGTAACAAAAGCTTGA